The segment AAGCGTTGAGATGTTCAAAGGAATTTGACCACCTTGGCGTAATACACTATCAGCAATGCCAAGTGTGCATAGTGATTCCGTCCGCAAAATCCTGAGCACCATAATTAGCTTCGCTGTCAAGAATGTCAAAGGAGGCCAAGATCATCTATGAATAGTCTTTGCATGAAGATCGATAGTGACGAGGAGAGATccaaaatctatataaactCTATTTCCATCACGCATTATCAACTCTCTCATCATCACACAATCACACAATCGTACAATCAACTCATTCAATCACACAATTCACTCAATCTCTTTaatccaaaccatcaaatcatcaaccgCAAACATGCAATTCactaccatcatcatcccaacCATCCTCGCTCTTGCCTCCAACGTCAACGCTTGGTCACAGAATGCCGAGACTGGAGTTTGGACTGCAAACAACAACTACTACAACATCCGCGGCTGTAAGTATCCAAATCCCCACCGCATCAGATTCGGATTCCTTCGAACCACTTGGGATACCAAAGTAACTAACTCAACTTCTTAGCTACTGTCCACGAAGCTTGCACTGAGATGAACTCAGAGAACATTCGTCCAGGTGGATATCCTTGTGCTTACTGGACTAATGGTGTCGGAGGACTTCTCAACGGAAGTATGTATCCcgtttttgtttcttcatctgTGTGAATGGATACTAACAAAATGCTACAGAGTGCAATTACCAAGGAAACTCGGTTCTTTGCATCGAGTAAGTGtggattgatgatttggtATTAGATCCGCAATCTTGAGTGTATATTATCCTGGACAGGAGTAGGGGTCTGAGGTGAGGATAggagtggagaggagaagaggtgATGTAGAGTGGAGTGATAGGTTGTCATCTGGGTCTTTAGGGCTTTCGCCCTTTGGCCTTTGCGTTCTCTTCGATTCAGCGTCTATTTCATCGTATCATTTTCAGTATATAGATCAATAAAATAGAGTGGCCACTCATTCCTTGATTCCATCGATTCGGCGTTAGATGTTTTTGTGATCGGTTTCTTCCTCATACATCTGATTAATTtgtgtatttttttttttgccttGTGGTAAGTATAGCTATGAAGTTACTTGGTGTTATGAAGTTGTTACGTTCAATTtgccattttcatatttatgCTTATTgacttttccatttccattcattctaGCCGTGATTAGCTGTTGGTACTTTTCGCTCGGTCGCGCTACTGGTATATATTTTTGTCTCAtcgttttttgtttttttgtttttttgtttgtttttttgcATTCTCATAactcttgaatcttgaataaaTAAACCATTTCACAAGAGCATTAAAGTTTCGGTTCTAAAATAAGCGTTAGTGACTGACAATGCATGATTTTACCGTTATATTCACCGAGGATCAATGTGGAAATGTAAGATCTTACTTGAGGGGTTAAGGGGCTAATTTTTAGCcgatatatttatttacgGGCCATAGATGTTCGAATACTGGGTTTGGTGATTAAGCGGGTGATTCTTTTCTTACTCGATGTGATCTATGCTAGATTTTACTACTAGTAAAATTAGGATGTTTATTAGTCCAGATTGTGATATTTCCACAATACACAATGTGATGATAATTTACAAATCATCCAATTCATTCCTAACTGAAATTTTTTCTTCCAGCTCTTAAGACGTTTCGATATTTTTCAGAACTTGAACAATTTTGCCATGCAACATAGCCTCACACGGCGAAGAACCTTGTATCGTTGGACTACAACTTGTTAAATTAATAACACTGCATCGAACAAACGGGCACGATACGATGATGTCACAGGCTATTCTCTATATTCTGGAGAGCAAAGAAACTCTTGAGTATTCTGGCTGTATTCTACGAAAATCTGAAGATATCTGGACATGATGGCGTTGGGTTTAATCTATCGAGGccgaagaaaataaaaacacaATATTCGAACTACATTTCCTGCTTGGCCACACTTTAGGGTTTCTCCACCCATCGGAAGTAAAAGCTGGTGAAGTAGATTGGTAAATTCATATACGGGAGTTAGGAATAGTAAAGGAGCTTATATATACCATCATAGACAGATTAGCAGAATCGGCTAGGTCTTAAAATTTGAACAGGACAGAATTGCGgtatttgaattcttgaagCAGGAAAAGAGACATTTTTCTGCTGGGGAAATTTATAACTGAGATGGATATTGTGAGTGCGATTGTGGTGTCATCAGGtctattgatataattaGATAGTCTAGTTCTATACAAAGCTATTTCTGTAGATCTAGTCGAATGAAAGAGATGAGCCGGAAGGTAGAAATATCTGTATATGCTCTATTATCCATAGAGATTGAACCTCGCATTTTGGTGGCATGATCAGTAGTCGGATATATCTCAAGCTCGTTCTCCAGGTCGCTGATCGCTGTCGAAGATAGATTGGAAGACGAGCGGGAGTTAATGGTTCAATTGCGGTTTTGATACAAGTCATATTTCCCATTCTTCTATTGAAGAGTGTTTGTTACATATTATGGAATTTTGAGGTGAGTGGGGAAAATCACATACACTTGTTGATCTAGAAATATTTTGCTGGGCGGGTCTTTGTGGTATGTCAATAAGATTTCGCTTGTTGTTGTACTGATGGCAAAAGAGCATTATGGTGCTATTTCCGAACTTGCAAGTTGGAAACGAGTATttatggatggggatgagcACACGCAATATGTTTTCTAACGAGATAGTGTTATATATAAGCTGAAAGAGATGGCTGTGACGAAAGTGATGGTTCAGCTGGAACTGATTCATTGTTTGAAACCAAGCTGTGTAGGCTACATAAGATTCTCCACAGTACAAGTTACAGTCTAATAATCAAGAACTTGGGGATCattgaaaatcttcaatcgaTTGCTAGTCTTTACAAATAGTAAATAGTTCCGCCCCTTCACCGGCCAATTCTCTCCCCTCTTGCAAAACTCTCCGTAGCCATCAATGCGTTTCATCATTCCTATCCTCCTCCCTCTGGTTCGTCAAGATCCAATTCCTTCATTTTAGAAATAGCAATTTCACGCATACTTAATTCTCCACCCCCAAATCCCACGGCAAAACCGTGTCTTCTGTCCAGACCCCTCCTTTTGGTTTCCACTGCAAAAACAGTTAGTGTATATCCCAACAGCGGAAAGACTCGATGGACGAAACATAAGTTGAAATCATATCAACAAACTCTTCGCATacatcaatcaaccaatctaTCAATCACAAAAACCCCAAGACATAAAAAAACAGAACTTCAAGACCAAGGAACATATTACAGCATCAACCAACAAATCCCCAGCCTCCATGACCcaagaaaataaagatgaaatcaaataataataaaacttaccATAGCATACTGTTCCTGCGGCAAACATTTATGACACAATTCCAGCCACTCCTCGCTCATATTCTCCTTGGTTCcataaatacaatatttgATCAGTGGTCTCCAACCATGTTTCTCGAGTAGGAATCTcgctccttctcttcctgcTCCACCTTCTGCTTCGCTCCAGCATCTTTTACTGTTAGCTTTATTTTCCAAAAATGAGAGTTTAGACGGACacgaaaaaatgaaaatgaaaaaaaagtCTACACTAGAAGTAACGGGATAAACCCTGAAGAAGAGGTTGAGAAATGAAGTTTGAAATCAGGGTATAGAATTAGGTACATAAGAGAGCTTGCAAAATTggttttaaaaaaaattgttcaCATACTCCAAATTAAGTTCTCTAGCTTTATCCTCTCCGAATTGCATCAAGAGACTTGCTACGCCCTGACGACGGTAGGAGGGATGCGTGGCTAGGATATTGAGAACTATTCGATTTCAATGATTAGCACCTCAGATCTCTCACACCACCTCAccccaaacaaacaaacaaacaaacaaacaaacaagacAAAAAAAATAGTCCACATACTCACACATCCCCTCCTCATCCAACTAGCCCTCGGCCTAAACGCCTGCGCCAACACAAAATTCGCAaattctctcccctccccctccgGCCACCACGCCGCCTCAATCTTCGGCATCGGCTTCGGAAAAATATTCTTCTCGTTAACTAGCCAATTCGCCGCGCCGACAATCTCTCCACTTGCACTATCATGAACAGTAATCCAATGACTACCCGGTGTATGCGTGTGGTTCTTCCAAAACAATTCTTGGGAGAGTTTGAGCGCGGTGGAATGGTCGGGCGCAGAGGGCGTTTGGATCGCGACAAAGGGCCGGTAGGGCGTGCGGTTGGCTTTTTGGACGAGTAGTGCTATGCTGTTGATTTCGTCGCGGGTGTGCGCTTCGGTTATGGTGAAGGGGGGCATTTttggggatgagatggagatggagatgttgaGCTAGTGTCGTGAGTTGGGAAGTTGAGCACTTACTTCATCTCTTCTGGTTCATGAGTGAAAATGCTTGAGATTCGGAAAGAtatgtattttatatctcATATCTTGCACCTCGACCACCTCGTGATTGTGAGTATGTAACTGTTGGTCCCCGCTGTTGGTTGGTCTGACATACATCGGAAATTTCACCTTCTTACAATTGTAGCTCAAAAAAGCCAAGCCTTATCTATTCCCACGGTATCTAATCTCTAGCTTCCTTATTTGGATAAACGTAACAAGATTATGTGTTGGAGATACGTATATCGTGAGAAAATCAATGTTTGTTCTTGAGATATTGTTTCTCGCGGAATTGTGGGAAGACATCTACCTAAAGATGGAACATTATTTTATTGGCATTACCAAACCTAAATAATGTTCAATAAACTTACAGTTGtaaaagaagaatttttcaAGTCGGCTGAAAACAACCAGGTCATCCATCCCTTTACACTGTCGAGTAACTCCAGCTAAAAGTGATCAATTGAAGAGCCAGATGAACCAACAGCCCACAGACTAAAGGCCCCTTCGCCTACCAAATCCATGGACGAACCCAATATCGTAGACTTCGATGGCCCGGACGATCCAGCAAACCCTTTGAACTGGAGCCCACGCTACAAATGGTCCACGGTTGCAATTCTTTCCATGATGAATCTAATGGTGTATATCTAAACTATCAAGAACCTTCCACTCACTAACCCATCTCTAGAAATCTAGGAACCATCATCGTGGCACCTGCAGCCCGGCAAATCCTAGCAGACTTTCATGAAAGCAGCGGACTATACTCTACAATCTTAATTTCCATCTGAGAGCTAGGCGAAATTCTCGTTCCTCTGATCACCGCGCCTCTCGCAGAGCTTTATGGGAAGTTGCTCATATACAATATAGCCaacattctcttcatcattttctcGATCGGATCAGCGACCAGTACTAACATCCAAATGCTTATTGCATTTCGATGTTTAAGTGGTTTGATGGTTGCGTCTACAACACTCAATAATGGAACGATAGGTGACATGTTTCCTCCCGAGCAGCGTGGAGGTGCTATATCTCTTATAAGTCTCTGTCCACTACTAGGCATCATCGCCGGGCCAATTATCGGAGGATATCTCACAGCTGCAGCGGGATGGCGCTGGACATTCTGAATCATCACGATCGCAACCGGGGTAGTGCAAATAGGATTTTTGTTCCTGAGAGAAACACACAAAGTAACCATTCTCCAAAGAAAGACGAAGCGgttaagaaaagaaacggGAAATATGACCCTGCGATCCAAATACGCGAGCGATCTTTCCAAAGGCGAACTTTTCCGAACCGCCGCTTTGAGACCGGTAAAAatgcttctcttctctccaattaTCCTCATCATTTGTCTGTACGCAGCAGTCATCTACGGATGGCTCTATCTCGTAATGACGACACTGACCGAGATTTTCGAGTCCCAATTTCAAGTATCGCAAGGACCAGTCGGACTCACCTTCATCGGAATAGGAATCGGGATGTTTATTGGAGCCATGAGCTGTCGAATCCTCTTAGACAAATGGGCGATTCGAGCCGCAGCTGGGGGTGAGATAAAACCCGAGTATAGACTACCTGTTATGGTTCTTGGTGGTATCATTCTCCCCATCGGATTTTTCATCTACGGATGGACAGCCGAAAAACACATCCAATACGTGGTCCCGATTTTGGGTACGGCAATCATATCTTGTGGATTGGTACTTACGACTCTTCCGTGCGTCGCATATCTTGTAGATGCATATACACAGCATGCAGTATCTGCGATGGCAGTTATGATCGTGCTACGAAATGTGGCGGGTACGGTGCTTCCTTTAGCTGGGCCGCCCCTATATGGAAAACTTGGGCTGGGATGGGGCAATTCTGTTTTAGGATTTATTGCGTTGGCTTTTGTTCCTATACCATTATTGCTGGTGAAATTTGGAGAGAGAATCAGAACAAGTAAGAGGTTTGAGATGAGCATATAGATGGTGAGTTAAGGACGTGGTAAGATGAGAGAATAAGAACCATTAAGAGATTTGAGTTGAacatataaataataagctAAGGGCGTGGCAAGACAAGACGGAATACAAAGTTTGGGTTTTGTTagaggtggagatggatattttCAGTCGTTCTTAGTATTGTTTCTCCGTTCATAATGGCAgtccatttctcttctcttcttgtcttttcttttcttttctttgctctaatccaatccaatccaatcccagaCTCAaacaagtcaagtcaagtcaagtcaagtcaagtcaagtcaagtcaagtcaagtcgaAAGAGCACACACCCACGCACCCCTCCCTCATCCACGAATCCGCATAGTCCCACGCGCAGGCGCCCACATACCACACcataccacaccacaccataccacaccacaccataccataccataccataccatgccataccataccataccctCGCAGTATCCAGAATCTAACTGCTACAAGATATGAGAAGCTCTCGATCTCGTAGAACAATCATTCTTTAATAGGGAggagaaatataaatataatagatctaatgataataataatatagcaCATGATGATTTTATGTAGAcgtagatataaatatagatataaatataataaatatcacgAAAGAATCTCAAGCATTTTCCAAGTACCAaaaaaatctccaaataGCTATACAAAACAAGCACATAATCTATCTACACCCACGGATTCCATAACATCTAGAGCACTTGCCAAGACGACACCCTCCCTTATAGAGATAAAGAGCAAATAAAGTGATACACTAACCAGATAGATGACCCAAAACCCGCAGAATATACTCTACCCACTCATCATTTTACATtcccaaatttcaaaaatcaattcatgaatcatataatttcattatattgaGTGGCAACAAAACTATCACTACCTATTTCTTCCGCCATCTACTCATCTACTCATCTGCCtctccatcaaattcaatcaattccacTCAATCCATCACTATCTCGTTCCATTTCAAACCTCCCCTCCACTCATTCGCTCGGCTAAGTCCTTAGTGAGAAAGTCACCTCCTATAATTATCTCCTTCATATATGTGCCATTTAGCCGAATACCCCTCCTGAACATCTCCCTTTCACTCCTCAAAATAATGCTTAGCCCCACCCTCGCCCTCAGACCATGCTCCCTCCGCGTTCAAATGCAGAGATCATCAATgctatataaaaaaaacttcgAACACAaagatatttctttttccctcaAAACatgataaaataaaaagaaaccAGCAAACGCCATTCATTATTTAGAGTGATGAAACGCCGTGCCTCGCATGCAACGTATCGCGAAAAAAAGCAAGGCATTTTGCCCAATTCATTCAAGTCTTATCCTGCGAGATCTATATCACGCCTTTCTATATCGACAGCTATGCCCACAACCAACAGTATATCTCTGCTAATACAGTCCGGATCATACTGTTCACGTTAATCTCCAGACTCGGCTTCTTTCAAGGTCCCAACCAATAACTATTAGACATCAAAACTAATTGGCGTGCCTGCAAAGCTGTTTGCTTTCCCTCCTCAAACTCGGGAAATCTTCTATCGCTCTTCACATTATTACACActccttctcatctttcCCCGGTTTGTCGACTGCCGATGCACTTTTCTTAATCTTGGCCGCATTTCTAGGTGGGGCCACTTCCATCGGTGTACCTCCCGATGCTGCTGCTCGGATTTTGGCAAGTCGGTGTTTCGCACGCTCATCGCCAGATGCGGCAGCTTTAACGTACAAAACGTTAGCTTCCAGCGGATCGCGTCGACAACCAATACCCATCTCTGTGAAGTATGCCACAGCATACTCTGCCTTGACAAGACCTATCATATGATTAATTTAAGatcgatgaatgaataatgtAGAACACATACCCGTGTCAGCAGCTCGTCGTGCCCACTCATAtgcctcattctcatctttttCGAGCACCGGTTCAGCACCAATCAGATACCAAGCACATAACGCCATCATAGCCTCGGGATTACCAGCCTCCGCAGCTCCGTTATAGAAATGCACACTTAAAGCAGGATCTCGAGGACACGAAAGCTTTCCATGTTCATATGCTTGGCCTAGTTTGAAAGAAGCATCGGCGTTTCCTAACTCTGCGGCTTGAGTAAAAAGTTCAGCCGCATAGGCTTCATCCTTGAAAAGATCTTCTCCATAGCCATTCTCGTAGAGCATTCCAAGATGATATGGCGCGGAATTGTACTGAGCATCAGCCGATTCAGTGGCTCGTTTTAGCCATTTAAGACCCTCCTTGTATCGGTCAAAGCCGAGGTCGCCAGAGAGACAAGCTCGACCAAGACGAGTCATCGCACCGGGATGATTTTTAGCTGCTGCTGCTCGATAAAATTGCACTGCCTTTGCAGCGTCAGCTCTACAGCCCCACCCAAATTCATAGCACAACGCAGCTCGGTAGCCAGACTCAGCATGACCGTGCTTGCTTGCTGAAACAAATAATGAAAAGGCAGTATGGAGATCTGGTTTTCCTTTATTGAACAGCCCAGAAGAGAAGCCATCAGCTAGATAATATTGTGCAAATGGATACCCTCGGTCGGCCAGTTTTTGTAGAATACTCTTGGCTTCGCGCAGTAGGTTCTGTGGAGTGGCAGGTTCACTCTCTATGTAAGGGCTATTGCGACCAGGTTTCGGGCTCGCTTTGCGTGGAGTGTCTTCTT is part of the Botrytis cinerea B05.10 chromosome 1, complete sequence genome and harbors:
- the Bcskt5 gene encoding Bcskt5, yielding MPAQVATPPGSEGFRMASPKGSPAGYFDGESSKENNTGRKSVPPSPPAGRIQGSPMTPTKLNIQRQSRQSQIGNDEEAFKTQENESSQRSELFLPVSAEMPYRTPPPAPATIIEPSQQSELRMSGESSSASRTSSETSSAHRNRFGNAIPERIDENEPGAHEQPVPQLQYYHQAPKTPNHRASMPIGTGSTDFMEAGSSTNRHLTPSSYARHSSNNSSQRPLSAYSDLGGRTRSPVNGPNSPTWRTGSANSGRSHDRPMSYIDLANMPYTRQHAPGPISLDNSQLRTVVGSNASLLSAQKTLEMYRQNAKKSSSSEIQYSFAIFLIQAAQEAGLNVEEDTPRKASPKPGRNSPYIESEPATPQNLLREAKSILQKLADRGYPFAQYYLADGFSSGLFNKGKPDLHTAFSLFVSASKHGHAESGYRAALCYEFGWGCRADAAKAVQFYRAAAAKNHPGAMTRLGRACLSGDLGFDRYKEGLKWLKRATESADAQYNSAPYHLGMLYENGYGEDLFKDEAYAAELFTQAAELGNADASFKLGQAYEHGKLSCPRDPALSVHFYNGAAEAGNPEAMMALCAWYLIGAEPVLEKDENEAYEWARRAADTGLVKAEYAVAYFTEMGIGCRRDPLEANVLYVKAAASGDERAKHRLAKIRAAASGGTPMEVAPPRNAAKIKKSASAVDKPGKDEKECVIM